CGCGATGGCACTTGCAGAACAGTCCCAGAATAAATCAACCACGAAGATCCCGGCAAAATACTCTGATCGCACTACCAGCGGTCTTTCCGCCCGCGTTGAACAGGCGGGAACAAACGAAGCCAATTTTGATTTGAAAAGTAAATAAGTCTCTCACACAATTTCGGCAGATATTCTGTTTATTCCATAGAAATGTAATTAGCAGGCGTTGTTGGTTCAGGCCCCTTCCAGTCCGGAAATGGATATGGGGGACGCACTTTCAAGGGGGGCAGGTTCTGATCATTTAAAAACTTGAGGTTCAGTTTCAGATCTGTTTTTTTGTCTTGATTACGTTTCCAATACCAGGTTTCAGGGTCGGCCCGTAAAAACAGTCCATTTTGATAAAACCAGTTGTACCATTCTTGAAAACGTGGTTTCAGTTCTTCCGGTTTCACATCTTTCAATAAATCATCACGGCCTGTGGCATGAACCATCAGCACAAACTGGAAGGCGTGCCACCAGTAGTCATCATCCGGATTTTCTTTTTGAAACTGCCGGTAGATCGTTCCATGATAAACCGAGTAATTAATAGGCTTAAACAAATTATCAAACCAGATAACCGCCTGATAATAACGTCTTAAAGCAGCAGGGGATTTTAGAAATTTTCGGACCATCAGTTCCGCAAATATTAATTGTACTTTTCGTTCCTGCAGCGTTTTTTCTTCACGATGAGGGTGAAGTGATTTATCTGGATTAAGATTCCAGGTTCGGACAGCTAATAACCAGCGCATATCAGAGTGTGCATCATCTTTGCCGAATTGATCGACATAATATTTCAGTCCCTGTCTGGGATTAGATGAATCGATGATTTTCTTGAGTTCATCAAAACCAACTTTCGTGACTTCCAGCCAGTATCCCTCTGACCCTGCTGGCAACCGCCTTATCCCCGGAAATCCAACTGTCTTGATGTTATGCCAGACAAGATGGATTTCTTCAGTCGATAATGACTTTGCTGAGTCGTCTTTCTTTTCTACTGTTTGCTGCTTCGCGAGAGATGCATTCTGCTGCAGATTCGTCAGCACTGTCCCCGTAGTAAGTAATACACACAGCACTCTGACGGTGAAGTACCAACTGATCCTGCGAGGTAATTCCACACTCATCTTTTCCAATTTCCCCAAGAAGTAGTTTCCCACCAGTTCAAAACGTCATCTCTGAGCATAACGCATTGCATCAGGAATGAAATTCTAAACGAGAAACAATGAATGCTTTCCGAGTTATCCGAGACAACTTACCTGAGCTAAAAGCATACTCCAGAAGAGTCTGAGCTCAGTATGAAAATCGCATAAATATTACCTGTGAATTTTACTTAAGAAGTCTAATTATCTCGGTTTCCCTGTGTGATTCCGGAAGTTATACTCGAATGATCGGTGATGATTTATCAAAACCAACCTCTATTGGCTGACCATCAAAAAGGATCCTCTTATGAAATCGCCACTCGCCCCGCTCCTGCTTGCCGCCCTGGCATTATTGATACCCACGCAGGTCTTCGCTGAATTACAGGCTGGTGCCACCATCGTGGATGTCACCCCCACCAAATTTCCCGTACTCGTCAATGGCAGTATGACCAGCCGCAGCGTGAGCACGGTCAAAACCAAAGTCAACGCGCGGGCCATCGTGGTCGCTGATGGAGAGGAACGTCTGGCGATTGTCGTCGTAGACAGTTGCATGCTGCCGCGTCCCCTGCTGGATGAAGTCAAAACGTTAACGGCACAACGTACTAAAATCCCTGCCGATCATATTCTGATTTCTGCCACGCATGCTCACTCGGCTCCCTCCAGCCTGGCCTGTTTGGGAACCGACGCCGATCCTGAATATGTACCCTTCCTCAGAGGAAAACTGGTGGATGCGATCGCCGCCGCAGAAGCGAATCTGGAACCCGCTCAGGTCGGCTGGGGATCGGAAAACGCCGCCGACTACACTGCGCTCAGACGCTGGATCCTACGATCCGATCGACTCAGAGATGATCCCTTCGGCAACCCCACCGTTCGTGCCACCATGCACGCCGGTACCAAATGGGATAACGCCGTCGGTGAATCGGGTCCGGAAGATCCTGAATTATCGCTGATTTCATTCCGTGCAAAAAATGGTCGCCCCATCGCTCTGCTGGCGAATTTCTCCATGCATTACTTCGGCGATGGTGCGCTCTCCGCCGATTACTTCGGATTGTACTGTAACGGTCTACAGGAACAGCTAAGCAAAAAAGATGTGAAGGATGCACCTTCGTTTGTCGCGATCATGTCGCATGGCTGCAGTGGTGACATCTACCGTCGTGACTATACGAAACCCAAAGATCAATGGGCGATTACCGATGACATTAACGAATATGCTAAAGGTCTGATCAAAATCACCATGCAGGCCTATAAGAATATTAAGTACCTCGAAGACGCCGACATCGAAATGGCAGAAAACCGCCTGCAGATGAATTACCGCGTCCCCAATAAACAGCTGCTGGAGTGGTCACAACGCATTGTGAAAGAATTAGGCGACCGTCTACCGAAGACCGCCGAAGAAATTTACGCACGTGAGCAGGTAATTCTGCACGAACGCCAGTCTACGGAAATCGTCACACAGGCACTTCGTATCGGCGATATCGCGATTACTACGACTCCCAATGAAACCTATGCCTTGACCGGCCTGAAACTGAAACGACAAAGCCCACTTAAACAGACAATGGTCATCGAACTGGCCAATGGCGGCGACGGCTACATTCCCCCTCCCGAACAGCATCTGCTGGGTGGCTACAACACCTGGGCAGCCCGTTCGGCTGGTCTCGAAGTTTTAGCGGAACCGCGCATTGTAGAGTCCGATCTGGAACTACTGGAAAAAGTCACCAGTCAGCGTCGCAAATTCTATCAGCAGAGTCGAGGACCGGCGGCAGAAGCGATTCTCTCGCTCAAACCAGCCGCGTACTGGCGTCTCGATGAATTTAATGGCCCCCGTGCCCGCGATCTTTCCGGCAATCAACGCGATGCCTTTTATGAACCGGCAATCGCTTACTTTCTGGAAGGCCCCAAATCGAAATCATTCTGTAAAGACGGGGAAACCAACCGCGCAGTCCACTTCGCCGGGGATCGTCTGCAGTCTCGCATCAACGATCTCAGCGATCAGTTTACGATCTCACTCTGGCTCTGGAATGGCATGCCTCTGGATGCACGTGACATCAGTGGCTGGATGATTTCACAAGGCCCCGACCATGGGCTGGCCGCTTACGGAGATCATCTGGGTGTCGGCGGTAAAGAGTTTCCCGGCAAACTGGTCTTCATGAATGGAGCCGACCGTAAGCTACACGCAGGCAAAACAGCCATCGAACGCTGGACCTGGAACCAGGTCACGCTGGTTCGCGACGGGAAATCGCTCAAAGTCTTCTTGAACGGTAAACTCGAAATCGATCTGGAAACCGCATCCGCCAAAGCGGGTCCCCTGCTCGACCAGCTCTTCTTTGGGGGA
The sequence above is a segment of the Gimesia algae genome. Coding sequences within it:
- a CDS encoding neutral/alkaline non-lysosomal ceramidase N-terminal domain-containing protein; protein product: MKSPLAPLLLAALALLIPTQVFAELQAGATIVDVTPTKFPVLVNGSMTSRSVSTVKTKVNARAIVVADGEERLAIVVVDSCMLPRPLLDEVKTLTAQRTKIPADHILISATHAHSAPSSLACLGTDADPEYVPFLRGKLVDAIAAAEANLEPAQVGWGSENAADYTALRRWILRSDRLRDDPFGNPTVRATMHAGTKWDNAVGESGPEDPELSLISFRAKNGRPIALLANFSMHYFGDGALSADYFGLYCNGLQEQLSKKDVKDAPSFVAIMSHGCSGDIYRRDYTKPKDQWAITDDINEYAKGLIKITMQAYKNIKYLEDADIEMAENRLQMNYRVPNKQLLEWSQRIVKELGDRLPKTAEEIYAREQVILHERQSTEIVTQALRIGDIAITTTPNETYALTGLKLKRQSPLKQTMVIELANGGDGYIPPPEQHLLGGYNTWAARSAGLEVLAEPRIVESDLELLEKVTSQRRKFYQQSRGPAAEAILSLKPAAYWRLDEFNGPRARDLSGNQRDAFYEPAIAYFLEGPKSKSFCKDGETNRAVHFAGDRLQSRINDLSDQFTISLWLWNGMPLDARDISGWMISQGPDHGLAAYGDHLGVGGKEFPGKLVFMNGADRKLHAGKTAIERWTWNQVTLVRDGKSLKVFLNGKLEIDLETASAKAGPLLDQLFFGGRTDNQSNWEGRLDEIAVFNRALSDAEVKKLAK